The following coding sequences lie in one Arachis ipaensis cultivar K30076 chromosome B05, Araip1.1, whole genome shotgun sequence genomic window:
- the LOC107640013 gene encoding SNF2 domain-containing protein CLASSY 3-like isoform X1 has protein sequence MHSNTVPVASRTRSRTPATTTMSLSSSDDDEVVVKGETPPKPQPERGSTEEEEEGSGNRDSENVKEGENREDITRKRRKFGVDILIDQSLSPDGKSVAHRTRSHFPKSKKNLLFGTFSQPICLADDDEEQEQEQEQEKEEGQQPGKQGEDDEEEHVEEEEEDEEEEEGEEDEDDDDESLYESEETDLEEEDDDDDDDYSVERDACMNNVANFEGKKQKRKRVDVASMLRDMMFGKGEVPLLESVEEESGATVVTMDVPTRSPFNSEKHAPPEKSTDQEEVLDAIWAEMERGFSSDPVEEGHGSNEFKCRGSKREKGSAFEFTRKIEDQDLGGEFQDCVAQEKGKLSSKSSIEEGNSCVDFPFKFTFLTKELPAEKSQDEKEIDRIWSEMELGLHVIQQDSASAPQQGENNADRDQFPVEGDANTPPFFRCRKGEHNLVLDEEIGLICKYCLHVAQEIKNWVPPFVESPWEKSDRRDYYYYGDDVDRSVFDELHDRTSLSDDYNLGNHKGTVWDMIPGVKKTMYPHQCEAFEFLWSHLAGGIFLDQLKGENTGNGCVVSHAPGTGKTRLAIVFIQSYMKLYPACSPMIIAPKSMLLTWEEEFKIWKVDIPFHNVNNSEYSGNENETALNLINKFGRNASTQAAKRNCRTAKFYSWKLGKSILGISYKLFELLTREGSRDKVMRKFLLEQPSLLVLDEGHTPRNKTSAVWKSVSEIETKRRIILSGTPFQNNFRELYTTLCLARPKFADLNPRDEHRGRWRYLVSSYGKVTDTSRKLKILKEIREMIQPFVHVYKGTILQDSLPGLRQLVVILKPTQLQEKLLQDLKKRFDNVLKLEYEESVAAFHPSLCELAEDKEKIQKCRLNPNESAKTKFLMELIRISGIFNEKVLVFSQFIEPLKLLLSQLKQHFSWTEGREVLQMHGKQEAKLRQASIHTFNDPNSKVKVMLASTKACYEGISLVGASRVVLLDVVWNPSVEKQAISRAYRLGQKKLVFTYHLITKGTTDEKKCGRQAVKDQLSELVFFHTEGGAQNRQLFSSALEDEILEQIIEQEKFRHIIEKVAIKKPNLL, from the exons ACCATGAGCCTTAGTAGCTCCGACGATGACGAAGTCGTCGTTAAAGGGGAAACTCCCCCGAAACCTCAACCTGAACGCGGCagcacagaagaagaagaagaaggcagCGGTAACAGAGACAGCGAGAATGTGAAGGAGGGCGAGAACAGAGAAGATATAacgaggaaaagaagaaaatttgGGGTTGACATTTTGATTGACCAGAGTCTCAGCCCCGATGGTAAGAGTGTTGCACACAGGACTCGTTCCCATTTCCCGAAGAGCAAGAAGAACCTCCTTTTTGGGACTTTTAGTCAACCAATTTGCCTtgctgatgatgatgaagaacaagaacaagaacaagaacaagaaaagGAAGAAGGGCAACAACCTGGGAAGCAAggtgaagatgatgaagaagaacatgtggaggaggaggaggaggacgaggaggaggaggagggggagGAGGACGAAGACGACGACGACGAGTCTCTTTATGAATCAGAAGAAACTGATTTGGAGgaggaggatgatgatgatgacgacgacTACAGCGTAGAGAGGGATGCATGTATGAACAATGTGGCCAATTTTGAAGGGAAGAAGCAAAAGCGGAAGCGTGTTGATGTGGCTAGCATGTTAAGGGATATGATGTTTGGCAAGGGAGAGGTGCCTCTGCTGGAGTCTGTGGAAGAAGAATCAGGTGCAACTGTGGTGACCATGGACGTGCCAACAAGGTCCCCTTTCAACAGTGAGAAGCACGCGCCACCGGAGAAATCGACTGACCAGGAGGAAGTGTTGGATGCTATTTGGGCTGAGATGGAGCGTGGCTTCAGCTCTGATCCTGTTGAAGAGGGACATGGTTCTAATGAATTCAAATGCAGAGGTTCCAAGAGGGAAAAGGGAtctgcttttgaattcacaaggAAGATAGAAGATCAAGATCTTGGTGGGGAGTTTCAGGATTGTGTTGCCCAAGAGAAGGGTAAATTGTCTAGCAAGTCAAGCATTGAGGAGGGAAATTCATGTGTGGATTTTCCTTTCAAGTTTACTTTTTTAACTAAGGAACTGCCAGCTGAGAAATCccaagatgagaaagaaatagATAGGATCTGGTCTGAGATGGAGCTTGGTCTTCATGTTATCCAACAAGACTCTGCTTCTGCTCCTCAG CAGGGTGAAAATAATGCTGATCGTGATCAATTTCCGGTGGAAGGTGATGCTAACACACCCCCTTTTTTTCGCTGTCGAAAAGGGGAACACAATCTTGTTCTTGATGAGGAAATTGGGCTTATCTGTAAATATTGCTTGCATGTGGCACAGGAGATCAAGAATTGGGTTCCTCCTTTT gttgaaagtccatgggaaaaATCTGACAGgagagattattattattatggggATGATGTTGACCGGTCTGTCTTTGATGAGCTTCATGATCGAACTTCTTTGAGTGATGATTATAACCTTGGTAATCACAAGGGGACAGTGTGGGATATGATTCCTGGAGTGAAGAAGACTATGTATCCTCATCAATGCGAAGCTTTTGAATTTCTCTGGAGTCATTTAGCTGGTGGAATTTTTCTTGATCAGCTTAAAGGAGAAAACACTGGAAATGGATGCGTTGTATCTCATGCTCCTGGCACGGGGAAAACCCGTCTTGCTATTGTATTTATCCAGAGTTACATGAAGTTATATCCAGCATGCTCACCAATGATCATTGCTCCTAAAAGCATGCTCCTTACATGGGAAGAGGAGTTCAAAATATGGAAGGTTGACATTCCCTTTCACAATGTGAACAATTCTGAATACTCTGGCAACGAGAATGAAACAGCTCTTAATCTTATCAATAAATTTGGTCGAAATGCTTCGACTCAGGCAGCAAAGCGGAATTGTCGTACAGCTAAGTTTTATTCCTGGAAGCTTGGCAAAAGCATCTTGGGAATTAGCTACAAATTGTTCGAGCTACTTACCCGGGAGGGCTCCCGGGACAAGGTCATGAGGAAGTTCCTTCTTGAACAGCCTAGTTTGCTAGTTCTTGACGAAGGGCACACTCCCCGCAATAAGACATCTGCTGTATGGAAATCCGTCTCTGAAATTGAAACAAAGAGACGCATCATCCTTTCCGGAACTCCCTTTCAAAATAACTTTAGGGAGCTATACACCACACTGTGCTTGGCAAGGCCTAAATTTGCTGATTTGAATCCAAGAGATGAACATAGAGGGAGATGGCGATATCTTGTCAGTTCATATGGAAAGGTTACTGATACCAGTAGAAAATTAAAGATATTGAAAGAGATCCGAGAAATGATTCAACCTTTTGTTCATGTATACAAGGGAACCATACTGCAAGACAGTCTCCCAGGGTTGAGGCAGTTGGTAGTCATATTGAAGCCAACCCAGTTGCAGGAGAAATTGCTTCAAGATCTTAAGAAGAGATTTGATAATGTGCTTAAATTAGAATACGAAGAGTCTGTAGCAGCATTTCATCCTTCTCTTTGCGAGCTAGCTGAAGACAAGGAGAAGATACAAAAGTGTAGATTGAACCCCAACGAAAGTGCCAAAACAAAGTTCTTAATGGAACTTATCAGGATCAGTGGAATTTTCAATGAAAAAGTTTTGGTTTTTAGTCAATTCATTGAACCTTTGAAGCTTCTACTGAGCCAGCTGAAGCAGCATTTTAGTTGGACTGAAGGAAGAGAGGTGTTACAAATGCATGGAAAACAAGAAGCAAAGCTTCGTCAGGCTTCAATCCACACTTTCAATGATCCGAACAGCAAAGTAAAGGTAATGCTAGCATCAACCAAGGCTTGTTACGAAGGTATCAGTTTGGTAGGTGCCTCCAGGGTTGTTTTGCTTGATGTTGTGTGGAATCCCTCGGTTGAGAAGCAAGCAATAAGCCGTGCTTATAGGCTCGGCCAAAAGAAGCTTGTGTTTACTTACCATTTGATCACCAAGGGGACAACGGACGAGAAAAAATGTGGTCGACAAGCTGTGAAGGATCAGTTGTCAGAGTTGGTGTTCTTTCATACCGAAGGTGGGGCTCAAAATCGTCAACTCTTTTCATCCGCTTTGGAAGATGAAATTCTGGAGCAGATCATTGAGCAAGAAAAGTTCAGACACATAATTGAAAAAGTAGCTATTAAGAAACCAAATCTACTTTGA
- the LOC107640013 gene encoding SNF2 domain-containing protein CLASSY 3-like isoform X2: MHSNTVPVASRTRSRTPATTTMSLSSSDDDEVVVKGETPPKPQPERGSTEEEEEGSGNRDSENVKEGENREDITRKRRKFGVDILIDQSLSPDGKSVAHRTRSHFPKSKKNLLFGTFSQPICLADDDEEQEQEQEQEKEEGQQPGKQGEDDEEEHVEEEEEDEEEEEGEEDEDDDDESLYESEETDLEEEDDDDDDDYSVERDACMNNVANFEGKKQKRKRVDVASMLRDMMFGKGEVPLLESVEEESGATVVTMDVPTRSPFNSEKHAPPEKSTDQEEVLDAIWAEMERGFSSDPVEEGHGSNEFKCRGSKREKGSAFEFTRKIEDQDLGGEFQDCVAQEKGKLSSKSSIEEGNSCVDFPFKFTFLTKELPAEKSQDEKEIDRIWSEMELGLHVIQQDSASAPQGENNADRDQFPVEGDANTPPFFRCRKGEHNLVLDEEIGLICKYCLHVAQEIKNWVPPFVESPWEKSDRRDYYYYGDDVDRSVFDELHDRTSLSDDYNLGNHKGTVWDMIPGVKKTMYPHQCEAFEFLWSHLAGGIFLDQLKGENTGNGCVVSHAPGTGKTRLAIVFIQSYMKLYPACSPMIIAPKSMLLTWEEEFKIWKVDIPFHNVNNSEYSGNENETALNLINKFGRNASTQAAKRNCRTAKFYSWKLGKSILGISYKLFELLTREGSRDKVMRKFLLEQPSLLVLDEGHTPRNKTSAVWKSVSEIETKRRIILSGTPFQNNFRELYTTLCLARPKFADLNPRDEHRGRWRYLVSSYGKVTDTSRKLKILKEIREMIQPFVHVYKGTILQDSLPGLRQLVVILKPTQLQEKLLQDLKKRFDNVLKLEYEESVAAFHPSLCELAEDKEKIQKCRLNPNESAKTKFLMELIRISGIFNEKVLVFSQFIEPLKLLLSQLKQHFSWTEGREVLQMHGKQEAKLRQASIHTFNDPNSKVKVMLASTKACYEGISLVGASRVVLLDVVWNPSVEKQAISRAYRLGQKKLVFTYHLITKGTTDEKKCGRQAVKDQLSELVFFHTEGGAQNRQLFSSALEDEILEQIIEQEKFRHIIEKVAIKKPNLL; encoded by the exons ACCATGAGCCTTAGTAGCTCCGACGATGACGAAGTCGTCGTTAAAGGGGAAACTCCCCCGAAACCTCAACCTGAACGCGGCagcacagaagaagaagaagaaggcagCGGTAACAGAGACAGCGAGAATGTGAAGGAGGGCGAGAACAGAGAAGATATAacgaggaaaagaagaaaatttgGGGTTGACATTTTGATTGACCAGAGTCTCAGCCCCGATGGTAAGAGTGTTGCACACAGGACTCGTTCCCATTTCCCGAAGAGCAAGAAGAACCTCCTTTTTGGGACTTTTAGTCAACCAATTTGCCTtgctgatgatgatgaagaacaagaacaagaacaagaacaagaaaagGAAGAAGGGCAACAACCTGGGAAGCAAggtgaagatgatgaagaagaacatgtggaggaggaggaggaggacgaggaggaggaggagggggagGAGGACGAAGACGACGACGACGAGTCTCTTTATGAATCAGAAGAAACTGATTTGGAGgaggaggatgatgatgatgacgacgacTACAGCGTAGAGAGGGATGCATGTATGAACAATGTGGCCAATTTTGAAGGGAAGAAGCAAAAGCGGAAGCGTGTTGATGTGGCTAGCATGTTAAGGGATATGATGTTTGGCAAGGGAGAGGTGCCTCTGCTGGAGTCTGTGGAAGAAGAATCAGGTGCAACTGTGGTGACCATGGACGTGCCAACAAGGTCCCCTTTCAACAGTGAGAAGCACGCGCCACCGGAGAAATCGACTGACCAGGAGGAAGTGTTGGATGCTATTTGGGCTGAGATGGAGCGTGGCTTCAGCTCTGATCCTGTTGAAGAGGGACATGGTTCTAATGAATTCAAATGCAGAGGTTCCAAGAGGGAAAAGGGAtctgcttttgaattcacaaggAAGATAGAAGATCAAGATCTTGGTGGGGAGTTTCAGGATTGTGTTGCCCAAGAGAAGGGTAAATTGTCTAGCAAGTCAAGCATTGAGGAGGGAAATTCATGTGTGGATTTTCCTTTCAAGTTTACTTTTTTAACTAAGGAACTGCCAGCTGAGAAATCccaagatgagaaagaaatagATAGGATCTGGTCTGAGATGGAGCTTGGTCTTCATGTTATCCAACAAGACTCTGCTTCTGCTCCTCAG GGTGAAAATAATGCTGATCGTGATCAATTTCCGGTGGAAGGTGATGCTAACACACCCCCTTTTTTTCGCTGTCGAAAAGGGGAACACAATCTTGTTCTTGATGAGGAAATTGGGCTTATCTGTAAATATTGCTTGCATGTGGCACAGGAGATCAAGAATTGGGTTCCTCCTTTT gttgaaagtccatgggaaaaATCTGACAGgagagattattattattatggggATGATGTTGACCGGTCTGTCTTTGATGAGCTTCATGATCGAACTTCTTTGAGTGATGATTATAACCTTGGTAATCACAAGGGGACAGTGTGGGATATGATTCCTGGAGTGAAGAAGACTATGTATCCTCATCAATGCGAAGCTTTTGAATTTCTCTGGAGTCATTTAGCTGGTGGAATTTTTCTTGATCAGCTTAAAGGAGAAAACACTGGAAATGGATGCGTTGTATCTCATGCTCCTGGCACGGGGAAAACCCGTCTTGCTATTGTATTTATCCAGAGTTACATGAAGTTATATCCAGCATGCTCACCAATGATCATTGCTCCTAAAAGCATGCTCCTTACATGGGAAGAGGAGTTCAAAATATGGAAGGTTGACATTCCCTTTCACAATGTGAACAATTCTGAATACTCTGGCAACGAGAATGAAACAGCTCTTAATCTTATCAATAAATTTGGTCGAAATGCTTCGACTCAGGCAGCAAAGCGGAATTGTCGTACAGCTAAGTTTTATTCCTGGAAGCTTGGCAAAAGCATCTTGGGAATTAGCTACAAATTGTTCGAGCTACTTACCCGGGAGGGCTCCCGGGACAAGGTCATGAGGAAGTTCCTTCTTGAACAGCCTAGTTTGCTAGTTCTTGACGAAGGGCACACTCCCCGCAATAAGACATCTGCTGTATGGAAATCCGTCTCTGAAATTGAAACAAAGAGACGCATCATCCTTTCCGGAACTCCCTTTCAAAATAACTTTAGGGAGCTATACACCACACTGTGCTTGGCAAGGCCTAAATTTGCTGATTTGAATCCAAGAGATGAACATAGAGGGAGATGGCGATATCTTGTCAGTTCATATGGAAAGGTTACTGATACCAGTAGAAAATTAAAGATATTGAAAGAGATCCGAGAAATGATTCAACCTTTTGTTCATGTATACAAGGGAACCATACTGCAAGACAGTCTCCCAGGGTTGAGGCAGTTGGTAGTCATATTGAAGCCAACCCAGTTGCAGGAGAAATTGCTTCAAGATCTTAAGAAGAGATTTGATAATGTGCTTAAATTAGAATACGAAGAGTCTGTAGCAGCATTTCATCCTTCTCTTTGCGAGCTAGCTGAAGACAAGGAGAAGATACAAAAGTGTAGATTGAACCCCAACGAAAGTGCCAAAACAAAGTTCTTAATGGAACTTATCAGGATCAGTGGAATTTTCAATGAAAAAGTTTTGGTTTTTAGTCAATTCATTGAACCTTTGAAGCTTCTACTGAGCCAGCTGAAGCAGCATTTTAGTTGGACTGAAGGAAGAGAGGTGTTACAAATGCATGGAAAACAAGAAGCAAAGCTTCGTCAGGCTTCAATCCACACTTTCAATGATCCGAACAGCAAAGTAAAGGTAATGCTAGCATCAACCAAGGCTTGTTACGAAGGTATCAGTTTGGTAGGTGCCTCCAGGGTTGTTTTGCTTGATGTTGTGTGGAATCCCTCGGTTGAGAAGCAAGCAATAAGCCGTGCTTATAGGCTCGGCCAAAAGAAGCTTGTGTTTACTTACCATTTGATCACCAAGGGGACAACGGACGAGAAAAAATGTGGTCGACAAGCTGTGAAGGATCAGTTGTCAGAGTTGGTGTTCTTTCATACCGAAGGTGGGGCTCAAAATCGTCAACTCTTTTCATCCGCTTTGGAAGATGAAATTCTGGAGCAGATCATTGAGCAAGAAAAGTTCAGACACATAATTGAAAAAGTAGCTATTAAGAAACCAAATCTACTTTGA